In Myotis daubentonii chromosome 10, mMyoDau2.1, whole genome shotgun sequence, one genomic interval encodes:
- the ZNF804B gene encoding zinc finger protein 804B → MACYLVISSRHLSNGHYRGIKGVFRGPLCKNGSPSPDFPEKEKSTTKALEDVKANFYCELCDKQYHKHQEFDNHINSYDHAHKQRLKELKQREFARNVASKSWKDEKKQEKALKRLHQLAELRQQSECVSGNGPAYKAPRVAIEKQLQQGIFPVKSGRKVSCLKSALLLKGKNLPRSIADKQRPAVPNRHQLQTDRLYLFGKRVPQTSSDLSNANHRTGVSFSFSKKVHVKLESSASVFSEHTEETHECNKSPVYKTKRTVEQCKCCGFASASTHLPKEGERRSSSSHLESVSHNSFSLSSQLLQDKSDPSETVEASIGIPASFSKSNVHLSAVDFPPSSREKETRKTLKNLSENSINHACQANASSSPPNVYEHSDARIFECLDEFPSLEPSGHKSPMHLNSSSRKKREKSVDETERVSKNVQRLLREARSHDAKSKPLPYLHVQSKDGRTTLQWPTELLLFTKTEPCISYGCNPLYFDFKISRNTKDGHEPEDLQTELIKEPLEMKTKLESRVSGLIKDQHRLIQDDNSQPLKPKMMTANPDWEKVQRKYHVGYSDSEPNTSKHNFSASDLEMKNPEVPAYLDLSLKNCVGNNNNTDNELKEPLRAHWQSCQRVVLNDAHEGLSFTPYISRTKKHKRLPCDPHSEFEDANQFTWKTSPCTVRGHSDHGQDLSVILNSNHISVTNKVPGCRTQNYKRSPPKVSLERRPSPSETSPGGTSSPRSTCSSHRPRGHGRGRLLYFCKGDRSSVKRHKEKCRKHSCLCSSGERAKSGCLQSETQQDKNCKSWESFKYEKYSKHRYGHCRERYKLRKSQPQFSGPKSRSVTQGNASSWVFCAGSSGRPSECQGPQHSRLGPYSRERIDHLNKSEKSQQSLHSPHICDLGNVQPMQHNSGKMSCLRRNCSSRLSETTELNLTEGEETSVTAKSLLERVQAKKCQEQAANVEVSANSCKNQSEPHSQIQRTIQFSPPGGPGPAMPLSEKIRTPSKRTNDRGSAMERTLKTGKINSSQTNHGTVLVDTDCDNHLSKGIVHIAAESRTPNTKNKPTTKEQPQPLASEVQPFIQSCDPVPNDFPGAFPSNRYVGVADPTETKEDQMNLNLQNVSTHTNHAEGNMNPYCDRAMQKHDRLAEELELCHKSLSPPLLQQPVTFSPEEIDKYKLLQLQAQQHMQKQLLSKHLRVLPAAGPAAFSPASAVQTVPVHQHTSFTTIHHTFLQRFAVSASLHSQSNHLPIAHLHPLSQPHFTPFTFPPLTPALIPAHPTFMAGHPLHLVTAAPFHPSHIALQPLPPAAFIPTLFSPHLNPATASIIHLNPLIQPVFQGQDLCHHSCSSQVQQYNGVKEALNVSAHLN, encoded by the exons AGACTGAAAGAATTAAAGCAACGGGAATTTGCACGAAATGTAGCTTCTAAGTCATGGAAAGatgagaagaaacaagaaaaagcactTAAACGACTTCATCAGCTGGCTGAGTTAAGGCAACAGTCTGAATG TGTTTCTGGAAATGGACCAGCATACAAAGCCCCCAGGGTAGCCATAGAAAAGCAACTGCAACAAGGAATTTTCCCCGTTAAGAGTGGAAGGAAAGTGTCATGCCTGAAGAGTGCCCTTCTCCTTAAAGGAAAGAACCTCCCCAGGAGCATTGCTGATAAACAGCGGCCTGCTGTGCCCAACCGACACCAGttacagacagacagactttATTTGTTTGGGAAGCGGGTCCCACAAACATCTTCAGATCTCAGTAATGCAAATCACCGGACGGGagtatccttttctttttccaaaaaggTACACGTAAAATTAGAGTCTTCAGCATCGGTGTTTAGTGAGCACACAGAAGAAACCCACGAATGTAACAAGTCACCCGTCTATAAAACAAAACGAACTGTGGAGCAATGCAAGTGCTGCGGCTTTGCGAGCGCGAGTACACACCTCcctaaggaaggagagagaaggagctcCTCAAGCCATCTGGAAAGTGTTTCACACAACAGCTTCTCCTTAAGCTCTCAACTCCTGCAAGACAAAAGTGACCCTAGTGAAACAGTAGAAGCCTCGATTGGCATTCCTGCTTCATTCTCTAAATCTAACGTTCATCTTTCAGCTGTGGACTTTCCTCCTTCcagtagagaaaaagaaactagaaaaacattaaaaaaccttTCAGAAAACAGCATTAATCATGCATGCCAAGCAAATGCCTCCTCCAGCCCACCAAACGTATACGAGCACAGTGATGCCAGGATATTTGAATGTCTGGATGAGTTTCCATCGTTAGAGCCAAGTGGGCACAAGAGTCCAATGCATCTGAATTCCAGCtccagaaagaagagagaaaaatccgTGGATGAAACAGAAAGAGTTAGCAAAAATGTGCAAAGGCTCCTCAGAGAAGCACGTTCCCATGACGCCAAGTCCAAACCATTGCCTTACCTGCATGTACAGAGCAAGGATGGCCGCACCACTCTCCAATGGCCCACAGAACTGCTCCTCTTTACAAAAACAGAGCCCTGTATCTCTTATGGCTGCAATCCattatattttgattttaagATTTCTCGGAACACAAAGGATGGCCATGAGCCAGAGGACTTACAAACAGAATTGATTAAGGAGCCCTTAGAAATGAAGACCAAACTAGAGAGCCGAGTCTCAGGTTTAATCAAAGACCAACACAGATTGATCCAAGACGATAATAGTCAACCTCTGAAACCAAAGATGATGACAGCTAATCCAGATTGGGAAAAGGTCCAGAGAAAATACCATGTGGGATACAGCGATTCTGAGCCAAACACGAGTAAACACAATTTTAGTGCCAGTGATTTAGAAATGAAAAACCCTGAAGTGCCTGCTTACCTTGATCTCTCTCTGAAGAATTGTGTAGGAAACAATAATAATACTGATAATGAACTGAAGGAACCTTTAAGGGCCCATTGGCAAAGCTGCCAAAGGGTAGTTCTAAACGACGCCCACGAGGGCCTGTCTTTTACTCCTTACATCTCGAGGACTAAAAAACATAAACGGCTTCCCTGTGATCCTCATTCAGAATTTGAAGATGCAAATCAATTCACCTGGAAAACTAGTCCTTGCACAGTAAGGGGTCACAGTGACCACGGGCAGGACCTCAGTGTGATTTTGAATAGTAACCACATCAGTGTGACCAACAAGGTGCCCGGATGTAGAACCCAAAATTACAAGAGAAGTCCCCCAAAGGTGTCTCTAGAGAGACGCCCCAGCCCTTCAGAAACATCCCCTGGCGGCACGTCCAGCCCGAGGAGTACTTGTTCAAGTCACAGGCCCAGAGGTCATGGCAGAGGTCGATTGCTCTACTTCTGTAAAGGAGACCGCAGCTCAGTGAAACGGCACAAAGAGAAATGCCGAAAGCACAGCTGCCTCTGCTCGTCTGGTGAGAGAGCAAAGAGTGGCTGCCTGCAGTCTGAAACACAGCAAGATAAGAACTGCAAGTCGTGGGAATcgtttaaatatgaaaaatactcAAAGCATAGATATGGTCACTGTAGGGAAAGATATAAACTGCGCAAAAGCCAACCACAGTTTTCAGGGCCCAAATCCAGGAGCGTCACCCAAGGCAATGCCAGCTCGTGGGTTTTCTGTGCTGGGAGTAGTGGGAGGCCATCTGAGTGCCAGGGACCTCAGCACAGCCGGTTGGGCCCTTACTCCAGAGAGAGAATCGATCAcctaaataaaagtgaaaaaagtcagCAGTCTTTGCACAGCCCTCACATTTGTGATCTGGGAAACGTACAACCCATGCAGCATAACTCTGGGAAAATGAGCTGTCTTCGAAGGAACTGTTCCAGCCGCCTCTCAGAAACCACAGAGTTAAACCTCACAGAAGGAGAGGAGACCTCTGTGACAGCCAAAAGCCTTCTAGAAAGAGTTCAAGCCAAGAAGTGTCAGGAGCAAGCAGCTAATGTTGAGGTCTCTGCAAACAGTTGTAAAAATCAATCCGAGCCTCATTCACAAATCCAACGCACGATTCAATTTTCACCACCAGGCGGTCCCGGACCAGCAATGCCTTTGTCTGAAAAAATACGAACCCCAAGTAAAAGAACAAATGACAGAGGCAGTGCAATGGAAAGAACTCTTAAGACAGGCAAAATCAACAGTTCACAGACAAACCACGGTACTGTTTTAGTAGACACTGATTGTGATAACCATCTTTCCAAAGGTATAGTTCACATAGCAGCGGAGTCTCGGACACCGAACACGAAAAACAAgccaacaacaaaagaacaaccCCAACCTTTGGCAAGTGAAGTCCAGCCTTTTATTCAAAGCTGTGATCCAGTACCAAATGATTTCCCTGGTGCTTTTCCATCTAATAGATATGTTGGTGTTGCTGATCCAACAGAGACCAAAGAGGACCAAATGAACCTAAACTTGCAGAATGTAAGCACGCACACCAATCATGCAGAGGGGAATATGAACCCTTACTGTGACAGAGCTATGCAGAAGCATGACAGATTAGCAGAGGAATTAGAATTGTGTcataaatctctctctccccctttactTCAACAGCCAGTAACATTTTCTCCTGAGGAAATAGATAAATATAAGCTCCTCCAGCTACAAGCCCAGCAGCATATGCAGAAACAGCTCCTATCGAAGCATCTCCGGGTTTTGCCTGCGGCAGGGCCCGCTGCCTTCTCCCCGGCCTCAGCTGTGCAGACAGTGCCAGTTCACCAGCACACTTCCTTCACCACCATCCACCACACGTTCCTGCAGCGTTTTGCAGTTTCAGCTTCTCTACACTCCCAGAGCAATCACCTCCCTATAGCTCACCTGCACCCTCTTTCCCAGCCACATTTTACTCCATTTACATTTCCTCCGCTGACTCCAGCCCTcatccctgcacaccccacttTCATGGCGGGTCATCCCCTACATTTAGTCACTGCTGCCCCCTTCCACCCATCTCACATAGCACTTCAGCCCCTGCCCCCGGCAGCATTCATCCCCACTTTGTTTAGCCCTCACTTAAACCCAGCCACGGCTTCTATCATCCACCTGAATCCTTTAATTCAACCAGTGTTTCAAGGTCAAGATCTTTGCCATCATTCTTGCTCCAGTCAGGTGCAACAGTATAATGGAGTGAAAGAGGCCTTAAATGTGTCAGCGCACTTGAACTAA